The Bactrocera dorsalis isolate Fly_Bdor chromosome 3, ASM2337382v1, whole genome shotgun sequence genomic interval ATGGTAAAAAGAGATCAGGTGGACCGCGTAGAAAACGCAAAACTGACGATAGTTCATCAGAAGAAGATTCATCTGAGGAGAAAGGCAAAAAAGGTGGACCTGGGGTGAGCAATGGCGAAGGAGAAAAGGGATCAGATGGAGCGCGTCGTAAACGCAAAGCGGACGATAGCTCATCAGAAGAAGATTCATCCGAGGAGAAAGGCAAAGCAGGAGCACCGGGTGCAAGCGGTGGCGAAGGTGCAAAAGGTTCAGACGGAGCTCGTAGGAAACGAAAAGCTGATGATAGTTCATCAGAAGAAGACTCATCCGAGGAGAAAGGTAAAGCAGGTGCACCAGGTGCAAGCGGTGGTGAAGGTGCCAAAGGTTCAGAAGGAGCACGTCGTAAACGTGAAGTTAATGATAGCTTTTCCTTAGAAAATTCAACTAAAGATTCATCAGAAGAAGATTCGACTACGGACACCACTTCATCAGAAGAAGAATCGACCACAAATTCCATTTCATCAGAAGAAGATTTATCCGAGGAGAAAGTCAAGCCAGGTGGTGGCGACGGCCATGGTAAAAAAGGATCAGGTGGACCGCGTAGAAAACGCAAAACTGACGATAGTTCATCAGAAGAAGATTCATCTGAGGAGAAAGGCAAAAAAGGTGGACCTGGGGTGAGCAATGGCGAAGGAGAAAAGGGATCAGATGGAGCGCGTCGTAAACGCAAAACTAACGATAGTTCTTCAGAAGAAGATTCATCCGAGGAGAAAGGTAAGGCAGGTGCACCAGGTGCAAGCGGTGGCGAAGGTGCAAAAGATTCAGACGGAGCTCGTAGGAAACGAAAAGCTGATGATAGTTCATCAGAAGAAGATTCATCCGAGGAGAAAGGCAAAGCAGGAGCACCGGGTGCAAGCGGTGGTGAAGGTGCCAAAGGTTCAGACGGAGCTCGTCGAAAACGCGAAGTTGATGATAACTTGTCAGTAGAAGATTCGACTAAAGATTCATCAGAGGAAGATACGACTACAGACACCACTTCATCAGAAGAAGAATCGACCACAAATTCCATTTCATCAGAAGAAGACTCATCCGAGGAGAAAGTCAAGCCAGGTGCGGTCGACGGTCATGGTAAAAAAGAATCTGGACCGCGCAGAAAACGCAAAACTGACGATAGTTCATCAGAAGAAGATTCATCCGAGGAGAAAGGCAAAGCAGGTGCACCGGGTGCAAGCGGTGGTGAAGGCGCCAAAGGTTCAGATGGAGAGCGAAGGAAACGAAAAGCTGACGACAGCTCATCAGAAGAAGATTCATCAGAAGAAAAAGCTAAGGCAAAAGGTAGTGGAGCAAACAAGCTGGACATCCGGCGTTTAAAACGAAAAGGAGACATAAGACTTGCACCGAAGAGCAATGAAGATTTGAACGACGTGCTTAACTTTAGTTTAAACTCCGATGAAAACAGAGAGTCTAATGAAGTATTGGAATTTAAAAAGGATTCCTCCCTGGAAGATTACGTGCAGGGATGTGAGGTAATGGATGCAGATTCGGATGAAGCCAACGAAACGACCTACATTGAAGATAGACGTAAACGATCATTAGAGAGTGTAGAGAAAACTGAAAGCAGCAAAGCATCAGGAGAGAGTTCCAAACAAAGTGCAGAAGACAATACGAGTGAAGAAAACGATGCCGTAGCTGATAGTGCAGACGAATCCCAACAAAATTCGAACGAACGCCCAAATGGTAAACAAGTTATTCCTAAAACCGAATCTGAAGAAAGCGAGGAAGATGACTAGGTTTTCGCCGTGATGTCTTAAACTACTTAGGAGCGAGCCACTGTAGATGCCCAAATGATGTACTGcgctttaataataatatacaacaATTTGATGctgtattttttaagtttcgtgTTATTGtgtctttaaataataaattatgtacatacattcttaAACTAATTTGTTGTACTACAAAAACGAACATAACAGATAATTTGcagtttgtttatattaaccTTTGTAATGTTGTTgcaaaaactgtataaatatatCAACGCGCATGGAAGCTTCTTATCAGCGCTGCCGGCAATTGTCGGCTTGACTAAATGCGCGAGTTCCAACTGACTCGAAGCTTCGCCCAGTTACACTTGTACTACTTATAAGTATATACTCACGCCTTGGGGTTATCTTTGCCTGCTCGTGTTGCTGGCAGACGCCCGCCAACAGTTGATTCtgaggcattttgttgctgaACCATgagttttgttgctgttgcttttgctgaTATCGCCGCTGGTCACGTCAGTTGATAAGCGTTAAAATTTAACCCAAGTGACATGGTGATGCGCATTTGAGCAGTACGGCTCTTTGGGCCAATAAACAATAATGAATTAAAAGACTATTAATATGTTGTTGTCATAGGCGGAGCGTTTCTCTCACTTACTTTTGCTGTTTTAAAGTCTTGTGACTCATAATGGCTACCCTAGTGTCTTTTGCTatcaatgaattattttttgtaattttttcagattgcgatgaaatatttattattcggTAAATGTGTGCCGGGTGCACTGATTtctttgtttacctataaaaatcaaaaggccaaataaatgtaattgtgATTTCTTGGAAATTATGTTAGATAACGAAATTTCCTAAACAAAGTATTTATAACGTTGCTGTGAACTGTTTTAGATTATGTTGTACTActaaagtaacgggtgatttttttgaggttaggattttcatgcattagtatttgacagatcacgtgggatttcatacatggtgtcaaagagaaagatgctcagtatgctttgacatttcatcatgaatagacttactaacgagcaacgcttgcaaatcattgaattttattaccaaaatcagtgttcggttcgaaatgtgtttcgcgcgcgtgttttgttcagcgatgaggctcatttctggttgaatggctacgtaaataagcaaaattgccgcatttggggtgaagagcaaccagaagccgttcaagaactgcccatgcatcccgaaaaatgcactgtttggtgtggtttgtacgctggtggaatcattggaccgtattttttcaaagatgctgttggacgcaacgttacggtgaatggcgatcgctatcgttcgatgctaacaaactttttgttgccaaaaatggaagaactgaacttggttgacatgtggtttcaacaagatggcgctacatgccacacagctcgcgattctatggccattttgagggaaaacttcggacaacaattcatctcaagaaatggacccgtaagttggccaccaagatcatgcgatttaacgcctttagactattttttgtggggctacgtcaagtctaaagtctacagaaataagccagcaactattccagctttggaagacaacatttccgaagaaattcgggcttttccggccgaaatgctcgaaaaagttgcccaaaattggactttccgaatggaccacctaagacgcagccgcggtcaacatttaaatgaaattatcttcaaaaagtaaatgtcatgaaccaatctaacgtttcaaataaagaaccgatgagattttgcaaattttatgcgtttttttttaaaaaaaagttatcaagctcttaaaaaatcaccctatagtaattaatgaaatttaagatattaaatatattaaccgCCAGTACTGTTTTTGACAGTTTATTGAGCACGAGTACAGACTCAtgtcattcttcttcttctttattggcgtagacatagttgcgaatatttttctatataaaaggGTACAATCGCATAGATGATGTGCTATAAGGTGTTCCTAGCCTACTGGTATGTCTGCTTTTTTCACAGTGATCTGCGACTCTCTACTAGATTTCTTAAAGTATATCATTTCTTTAAAAAGagaatttcataatatttcattaattggaagtgaagttattgcgttttaagtgtccgtgtgtttgtgttatcggtgcaaaaatgagcttcgaacaaagagccaacaataaatttcgttttgaaattggtaaaacttttaacgaaaattttcaattgatgaaacaagtttatggcgatgattgcctatcctgtagtagagtgcacgagtggtttcagcgttttcaaagtggtcgtgggGACTAAATGACGATCAGCAtgtggccaatcaaaatccgtgatcaccggaaattccatcgaaactgtacgtgaattaatcaaaaattagccgaaatcatcattgaactttatggaaatggaattgaacatctccaaaacatccaTTTCGCATTTTGACtaaacatttgggcttacggaaggtgtgtgcacggtttgttccgcaccaattgactgacgaccaaaaattgctcagaaccctacattcgaaggacgattatttgaccaaaaatcacattttaaccattaaccactccccgtattcccCTGATATCGCACCGCGCGACTTTTtcctttcggaaaaatgcatttgcccatgaaaggaaagcgttatgcagacttTGAGGACATTAAAAACGCTTGCACCGGCATTCTGGCGGCCAacagctaaaacactcgttcacatgcttttggaccgtgccaAATGAAGCAataggagactattttgaataaaatacattgatttttctctaaaaaccatttgattcgttttttttttaagtcctgtttactttggaacgctccttgtatgTTCCATTCATACCACCTTTACCTGCTTCTTGAGGGCTCTTACCCTACCGAGACTCTGCTAAacttttaacatacatatttgtcgATTAGATATCTTCAAGTTGCCAGAGGAATGGAAACTCTCTCTTTTCCGAAGTCTAATTGTATTGTGGTTCCTGTTTTCTCTGCTTCACGGTTCCCTGATCACTATGGTTCTGGAACTTAATACAGGTTTATGGTGAACTAGGACTTTAGATCCACTAAGAGATCAAAGCATTCTCTCACTAACTTAGATGGAACTCGAAGAGACTTTAGCGATCTCAAAGTCACCTGGTTATctatatatatgagtatatcTATCTATATATTCCTTATTGTGAGCACACTTCTTGCCAGAACAAGAAGTCTTTCTTTAATTGCGGTAATCTTCGCTTGAAACTAGTACAGTGGTCTGGTACACGGAAGCAGATTTTGGTATCTAGTTTAGCAGAGAAGATAACTTCTCCCACACGGTTTTCTAGTTTAGAgccatacttgtacatatgctTAGCTCTCCGCCCTTGTCTATCTCGCCATTTTTTCACTAATCTCTGGAAGTGGAGGTAATATTGGTGATCGGAGTTAGATGTCCTTTATTCAGATACTTTATTTATGCATTCTTTTCACTTTTGTATATTGAAGAAGCTACATAATTTTTCTAAGAGTTCTTTAATctacttgtatatgtacatatatattgtactataactatatataataagtggaatatgcgtatatatacttattaacGTAAATAAACAGACTTGTTATATACCacctatttatataaattataccaTTAATATTCACTGATTTGTTTGGGTTATAAATCAATCTTATCAACTCATCTTAATAAACATAATGCATGTAAGAAATCTGTCTAAAAAGTTAATAGTAGTTACTTTAAGtgagcaaattttgaaaatatttaatttttcttatcagattgaaatatttgtatatttaatacaaaacgttttcttaatataaaatcgtaaaattcaagtaacacaaaatatatataaagggtgattttttaagagcttgataactttttttaaaaaaaaaacgcataaaatttgcaaaatctcatcggttctttatttgaaacgttagattggttcatgacatttactttttgaagataatttcatttaaatgttgaccgcggctgcgtcttaggtggtccattcggaaagtccaattttgggcaactttttcgagcatttcggccggaatagcccgaatttcttcggaaatgttgtcttccaaagctggaatagttgctggcttatttctgtagactttagacttgacgtagccccacaaaaaatagtctaaaggcgttaaatcgcatgatcttggtggccaacttacgggtccatttcttgagatgaattgttgtccgaagttttccctcaaaatggccatagaatcgcgagctgtgtggcatgtagcgccatcttgttgaaaccacatgtcaaccaagttcagttcttccatttttggcaacaaaaagtttgttagcatcgaacgatagcgatcgccattcaccgtaacgttgcgtccaacagcatctttgaaaaaatacggtccaatgattccaccagcgtacaaaccacaccaaacagtgcatttttcgggatgcatgggcagttcttgaacggcttctggttgctcttcaccacaaatgcggcaattttgcttatttacgtagccattcaaccagaaatgagcctcatcgctgaacaaaataaagcgcgaaacacatttcgaaccgaacactgattttggtaataaaattcaatgatttgcaagcgttgctcgttagtaagtctattcatgatgaaatgtcaaagcatactgagcatctttctctttgacaccatgtctgaaatcccacgtgatctgtcaaatactaatgcatgaaaatcctaacctcaaaaaaatcacccgttattaacgGGTGATAGGGTAGAGGTACTCACAATAGCctttatttgacagatcacgcgcgAGTCGTGTCAagatgtcatgttatttttgtgcaGTATTGTTTGCATTGCAACATGGAAAAATTTACGACTagacaacgtttacaaatcgttcaactttattacgaaaattcacgtataaaaaatgtgtttcgcgcgcttcgctcaacttatggtcaatataatcgTCCTGCTGAGCATGTAATTCAAGCCATCGCCCATATCAtatcagcattcattattagataatattcgaacgaatagatcacgtccagtacgtagtgaagaaattattgcagtcgtagctgagagtgtacacgaagatcatgagagtcgattcggcgccgttcgcagcaactcggacatatggaacgactttaTGCATTTTATGTCTAGATCTTAAACtggaagcatacaaaatacaggtTGTGCCAGAACTGtaaccgctcgaccttcccaagcaacaACGCTTCactctatggactcttgaaaagttctacgaagattcgacgttttcgagccaaattttgtttagcgatgagaTCCATTTTTGGCTCGTCGTGTATGTAAAAGAGCAATACCTGTCGATGAATCGAtgtttgattttgctgtaatcataGAGCGCTCTGTGCTTCATTATGTGACTcttttgcttcacttcaaaaattgttttaacaaGTTTCAAACTGGTCGCTTTTAGACGAGCCACTCTTATATGCTCCAAAAACGGCTATCATGGAGGATAACATGACATTATCTCATTTTGGTAGACCACTGACTAAAAGTGTGTGAATTAGCTGATATATTAAGCATCCCAAAAGGCAGTGTGTGCCATGTCTTGTGTGAATTTTTCGATATGATAAAGTTGTCTGTGTAAAGGATGCTGTAATTGTTCTCTCAAGACACCAGGTGTAACCATGAGACCAGGTAAAATGTGTCGTTTAAGTCGGAAAGGTATTAGCCACCATTTATAAGATGAGATCATCAGGAGCTACTTGATGTAGAGACTGTTCAATGTCGAATTATTGGTCCAATCAGACATCGAAATGCAGAAAAAACAGTCTCGATTGACGAATAACTTTCAGATTCtgcgatttatttttgtttctaatgTTCAAAAAGTCATTTGGTGGTAGAAATTTGAGTTGTTTTAACGATGATCCAGACCTTGGTTGGTCGACAAGGCGTCAGTTAATTAGCACTAAAGACATCTTACAAGAGGATCAGGAGAAATGCTGTTTCGATGTTGTCGGACCTTAGGAAGAGGGTTGTTAAATGAGTTGCTTTCATAAAGAATGCAAAGAGCTGATTGGAGATATCctcaaactctttacgtacagaACAGCAATTTGAGTCGAATGAAGAGGCTGGTTAGTTGGAAAATTGCTGGCTAAAGAATGTCAAGCTAGAAGAAGACTAGAAGCGCTAGAATTTATACTCTTTGCATTTAACCCAATTTGCAGTTAAGCGTTTTATGAGTCAAaacctattttattttatttattcggaCTTAAACTGAAATTGATAACATCAGCGCGTGTTTTCAAACCAAtattacaaatgtacatattaataatttttgtctgaaaacttttcttatctactgtgccaaataaaaataatgtatagcTGTGGTTACATATGTCCGCGTTCATTCACCGCATGCTGTTGAGAATTCTACGCAACATTGTATGCACTTGGAATCTAACGAAAATAAGCAACAATGATGtatatacgcacacatacacacatatatatatattccatacatacttacatttataCAAATGTTTTATGCATACTACAATGTGCTTTGAATTGCCAGCGGCAGCAGCTAGCTTTCAGCGAAGCATTTGCGAGTAAACAAATTGATGGACCTATCCCAAAAGGCAAACCATTGGCCCTTGCGTGT includes:
- the LOC105223373 gene encoding uncharacterized protein DDB_G0286299 isoform X8 encodes the protein MRLLPSVALLLLAVALTTAVPLPVKDKDESNSLSVEEVGAPDASSDETLEDTKLLEKRSADAIPDVDLCKHHKHNKDSNEFGSEDAYERYYQLEKSYNSELRRKRQKVDKKDSSQEDSSELEGSDLLAQELRRKRKSDDSSSEEDSSEEKGRPGAPGASEGEGGKGSDGARRKRKSDDISSEEDSSKDSLEEESTTNTTSSEEESTTNSISSEEDSSEEEVKPGGGDGHGKKRSGGPRRKRKTDDSSSEEDSSEEKGKKGGPGVSNGEGEKGSDGARRKRKADDSSSEEDSSEEKGKAGAPGASGGEGAKGSDGARRKRKADDSSSEEDSSEEKGKAGAPGASGGEGAKGSDGARRKREVDDNLSVEDSTKDSSEEDTTTDTTSSEEESTTNSISSEEDSSEEKVKPGAVDGHGKKESGPRRKRKTDDSSSEEDSSEEKGKAGAPGASGGEGAKGSDGERRKRKADDSSSEEDSSEEKAKAKGSGANKLDIRRLKRKGDIRLAPKSNEDLNDVLNFSLNSDENRESNEVLEFKKDSSLEDYVQGCEVMDADSDEANETTYIEDRRKRSLESVEKTESSKASGESSKQSAEDNTSEENDAVADSADESQQNSNERPNGKQVIPKTESEESEEDD
- the LOC105223373 gene encoding uncharacterized protein LOC105223373 isoform X1, with protein sequence MRLLPSVALLLLAVALTTAVPLPVKDKDESNSLSVEEVGAPDASSDETLEDTKLLEKRSADAIPDVDLCKHHKHNKDSNEFGSEDAYERYYQLEKSYNSELRRKRQKVDKKDSSQEDSSELEGSDLLAQELRRKRKSDDSSSEEDSSEEKGRPGAPGASEGEGGKGSDGARRKRKSDDISSEEDSSKDSLEEESTTNTTSSEEESTTNSISSEEDSSEEEVKPGGGDGHGKKRSGGPRRKRKTDDSSSEEDSSEEKGKKGGPGVSNGEGEKGSDGARRKRKADDSSSEEDSSEEKGKAGAPGASGGEGAKGSDGARRKRKADDSSSEEDSSEEKGKAGAPGASGGEGAKGSEGARRKREVNDSFSLENSTKDSSEEDSTTDTTSSEEESTTNSISSEEDLSEEKVKPGGGDGHGKKGSGGPRRKRKTDDSSSEEDSSEEKGKKGGPGVSNGEGEKGSDGARRKRKTNDSSSEEDSSEEKGKAGAPGASGGEGAKGSDGARRKREVDDNLSVEDSTKDSSEEDTTTDTTSSEEESTTNSISSEEDSSEEKVKPGAVDGHGKKESGPRRKRKTDDSSSEEDSSEEKGKAGAPGASGGEGAKGSDGERRKRKADDSSSEEDSSEEKAKAKGSGANKLDIRRLKRKGDIRLAPKSNEDLNDVLNFSLNSDENRESNEVLEFKKDSSLEDYVQGCEVMDADSDEANETTYIEDRRKRSLESVEKTESSKASGESSKQSAEDNTSEENDAVADSADESQQNSNERPNGKQVIPKTESEESEEDD
- the LOC105223373 gene encoding dentin sialophosphoprotein isoform X3 yields the protein MRLLPSVALLLLAVALTTAVPLPVKDKDESNSLSVEEVGAPDASSDETLEDTKLLEKRSADAIPDVDLCKHHKHNKDSNEFGSEDAYERYYQLEKSYNSELRRKRQKVDKKDSSQEDSSELEGSDLLAQELRRKRKSDDSSSEEDSSEEKGRPGAPGASEGEGGKGSDGARRKRKSDDISSEEDSSKDSLEEESTTNTTSSEEESTTNSISSEEDSSEEEVKPGGGDGHGKKRSGGPRRKRKTDDSSSEEDSSEEKGKKGGPGVSNGEGEKGSDGARRKRKADDSSSEEDSSEEKGKAGAPGASGGEGAKGSEGARRKREVNDSFSLENSTKDSSEEDSTTDTTSSEEESTTNSISSEEDLSEEKVKPGGGDGHGKKGSGGPRRKRKTDDSSSEEDSSEEKGKKGGPGVSNGEGEKGSDGARRKRKTNDSSSEEDSSEEKGKAGAPGASGGEGAKGSDGARRKREVDDNLSVEDSTKDSSEEDTTTDTTSSEEESTTNSISSEEDSSEEKVKPGAVDGHGKKESGPRRKRKTDDSSSEEDSSEEKGKAGAPGASGGEGAKGSDGERRKRKADDSSSEEDSSEEKAKAKGSGANKLDIRRLKRKGDIRLAPKSNEDLNDVLNFSLNSDENRESNEVLEFKKDSSLEDYVQGCEVMDADSDEANETTYIEDRRKRSLESVEKTESSKASGESSKQSAEDNTSEENDAVADSADESQQNSNERPNGKQVIPKTESEESEEDD
- the LOC105223373 gene encoding dentin sialophosphoprotein isoform X4 yields the protein MRLLPSVALLLLAVALTTAVPLPVKDKDESNSLSVEEVGAPDASSDETLEDTKLLEKRSADAIPDVDLCKHHKHNKDSNEFGSEDAYERYYQLEKSYNSELRRKRQKVDKKDSSQEDSSELEGSDLLAQELRRKRKSDDSSSEEDSSEEKGRPGAPGASEGEGGKGSDGARRKRKSDDISSEEDSSKDSLEEESTTNTTSSEEESTTNSISSEEDSSEEEVKPGGGDGHGKKRSGGPRRKRKTDDSSSEEDSSEEKGKKGAPGASGGEGAKGSEGARRKREVNDSFSLENSTKDSSEEDSTTDTTSSEEESTTNSISSEEDLSEEKVKPGGGDGHGKKGSGGPRRKRKTDDSSSEEDSSEEKGKKGGPGVSNGEGEKGSDGARRKRKTNDSSSEEDSSEEKGKAGAPGASGGEGAKGSDGARRKREVDDNLSVEDSTKDSSEEDTTTDTTSSEEESTTNSISSEEDSSEEKVKPGAVDGHGKKESGPRRKRKTDDSSSEEDSSEEKGKAGAPGASGGEGAKGSDGERRKRKADDSSSEEDSSEEKAKAKGSGANKLDIRRLKRKGDIRLAPKSNEDLNDVLNFSLNSDENRESNEVLEFKKDSSLEDYVQGCEVMDADSDEANETTYIEDRRKRSLESVEKTESSKASGESSKQSAEDNTSEENDAVADSADESQQNSNERPNGKQVIPKTESEESEEDD
- the LOC105223373 gene encoding uncharacterized protein LOC105223373 isoform X6 translates to MRLLPSVALLLLAVALTTAVPLPVKDKDESNSLSVEEVGAPDASSDETLEDTKLLEKRSADAIPDVDLCKHHKHNKDSNEFGSEDAYERYYQLEKSYNSELRRKRQKVDKKDSSQEDSSELEGSDLLAQELRRKRKSDDSSSEEDSSEEKGRPGAPGASEGEGGKGSDGARRKRKSDDISSEEDSSKDSLEEESTTNTTSSEEESTTNSISSEEDSSEEEVKPGGGDGHGKKRSGGPRRKRKTDDSSSEEDSSEEKGKKGGPGVSNGEGEKGSDGARRKRKADDSSSEEDSSEEKGKAGAPGASGGEGAKGSDGARRKRKADDSSSEEDSSEEKGKAGAPGASGGEGAKDSDGARRKRKADDSSSEEDSSEEKGKAGAPGASGGEGAKGSDGARRKREVDDNLSVEDSTKDSSEEDTTTDTTSSEEESTTNSISSEEDSSEEKVKPGAVDGHGKKESGPRRKRKTDDSSSEEDSSEEKGKAGAPGASGGEGAKGSDGERRKRKADDSSSEEDSSEEKAKAKGSGANKLDIRRLKRKGDIRLAPKSNEDLNDVLNFSLNSDENRESNEVLEFKKDSSLEDYVQGCEVMDADSDEANETTYIEDRRKRSLESVEKTESSKASGESSKQSAEDNTSEENDAVADSADESQQNSNERPNGKQVIPKTESEESEEDD
- the LOC105223373 gene encoding uncharacterized protein DDB_G0286299 isoform X9; amino-acid sequence: MRLLPSVALLLLAVALTTAVPLPVKDKDESNSLSVEEVGAPDASSDETLEDTKLLEKRSADAIPDVDLCKHHKHNKDSNEFGSEDAYERYYQLEKSYNSELRRKRQKVDKKDSSQEDSSELEGSDLLAQELRRKRKSDDSSSEEDSSEEKGRPGAPGASEGEGGKGSDGARRKRKSDDISSEEDSSKDSLEEESTTNTTSSEEESTTNSISSEEDSSEEEVKPGGGDGHGKKRSGGPRRKRKTDDSSSEEDSSEEKGKKGGPGVSNGEGEKGSDGARRKRKADDSSSEEDSSEEKGKAGAPGASGGEGAKGSDGARRKRKADDSSSEEDSSEEKGKAGAPGASGGEGAKGSDGARRKREVDDNLSVEDSTKDSSEEDTTTDTTSSEEESTTNSISSEEDSSEEKVKPGAVDGHGKKESGPRRKRKTDDSSSEEDSSEEKGKAGAPGASGGEGAKGSDGERRKRKADDSSSEEDSSEEKAKAKGSGANKLDIRRLKRKGDIRLAPKSNEDLNDVLNFSLNSDENRESNEVLEFKKDSSLEDYVQGCEVMDADSDEANETTYIEDRRKRSLESVEKTESSKASGESSKQSAEDNTSEENDAVADSADESQQNSNERPNGKQVIPKTESEESEEDD
- the LOC105223373 gene encoding uncharacterized protein LOC105223373 isoform X7 is translated as MRLLPSVALLLLAVALTTAVPLPVKDKDESNSLSVEEVGAPDASSDETLEDTKLLEKRSADAIPDVDLCKHHKHNKDSNEFGSEDAYERYYQLEKSYNSELRRKRQKVDKKDSSQEDSSELEGSDLLAQELRRKRKSDDSSSEEDSSEEKGRPGAPGASEGEGGKGSDGARRKRKSDDISSEEDSSKDSLEEESTTNTTSSEEESTTNSISSEEDSSEEEVKPGGGDGHGKKRSGGPRRKRKTDDSSSEEDSSEEKGKKGGPGVSNGEGEKGSDGARRKRKADDSSSEEDSSEEKGKAGAPGASGGEGAKGSDGARRKRKADDSSSEEDSSEEKGKAGAPGASGGEGAKGSEGARRKREVNDSFSLENSTKDSSEEDSTTDTTSSEEESTTNSISSEEDLSEEKVKPGAVDGHGKKESGPRRKRKTDDSSSEEDSSEEKGKAGAPGASGGEGAKGSDGERRKRKADDSSSEEDSSEEKAKAKGSGANKLDIRRLKRKGDIRLAPKSNEDLNDVLNFSLNSDENRESNEVLEFKKDSSLEDYVQGCEVMDADSDEANETTYIEDRRKRSLESVEKTESSKASGESSKQSAEDNTSEENDAVADSADESQQNSNERPNGKQVIPKTESEESEEDD
- the LOC105223373 gene encoding uncharacterized protein LOC105223373 isoform X2; translation: MRLLPSVALLLLAVALTTAVPLPVKDKDESNSLSVEEVGAPDASSDETLEDTKLLEKRSADAIPDVDLCKHHKHNKDSNEFGSEDAYERYYQLEKSYNSELRRKRQKVDKKDSSQEDSSELEGSDLLAQELRRKRKSDDSSSEEDSSEEKGRPGAPGASEGEGGKGSDGARRKRKSDDISSEEDSSKDSLEEESTTNTTSSEEESTTNSISSEEDSSEEEVKPGGGDGHGKKRSGGPRRKRKTDDSSSEEDSSEEKGKKGGPGVSNGEGEKGSDGARRKRKADDSSSEEDSSEEKGKAGAPGASGGEGAKGSDGARRKRKADDSSSEEDSSEEKGKAGAPGASGGEGAKGSEGARRKREVNDSFSLENSTKDSSEEDSTTDTTSSEEESTTNSISSEEDLSEEKVKPGGGDGHGKKGSGGPRRKRKTDDSSSEEDSSEEKGKKGGPGVSNGEGEKGSDGARRKRKTNDSSSEEDSSEEKGKAGAPGASGGEGAKGSDGARRKREVDDNLSVEDSTKDSSEEDTTTDTTSSEEESTTNSISSEEDSSEEKVKPGAVDGHGKKESGPRRKRKTDDSSSEEDSSEEKGKAGAPGASGGEGAKGSDGERRKRKADDSSSEEDSSEEKAKAKGSGANKLDIRRLKRKGDIRLAPKSNEDLNDVLNFSLNSDENRESNEVLEFKKDSSLEDYVQGCEVMDADSDEANETTYIEDRRKRSLESVEKTESSKASGESSKQSAEDNTSEENDAVADSADESQQNSNERPNGKQVIPKTESEESEEDD
- the LOC105223373 gene encoding uncharacterized protein DDB_G0286299 isoform X10, with protein sequence MRLLPSVALLLLAVALTTAVPLPVKDKDESNSLSVEEVGAPDASSDETLEDTKLLEKRSADAIPDVDLCKHHKHNKDSNEFGSEDAYERYYQLEKSYNSELRRKRQKVDKKDSSQEDSSELEGSDLLAQELRRKRKSDDSSSEEDSSEEKGRPGAPGASEGEGGKGSDGARRKRKSDDISSEEDSSKDSLEEESTTNTTSSEEESTTNSISSEEDSSEEEVKPGGGDGHGKKRSGGPRRKRKTDDSSSEEDSSEEKGKKGGPGVSNGEGEKGSDGARRKRKADDSSSEEDSSEEKGKAGAPGASGGEGAKGSDGARRKRKADDSSSEEDSSEEKGKAGAPGASGGEGAKGSDGARRKREVDDNLSVEDSTKDSSEEDTTTDTTSSEEESTTNSISSEEDSSEEKVKPGAVDGHGKKESGPRRKRKTDDSSSEEDSSEEKGKAGAPGASGGEGAKGSDGERRKRKADDSSSEEDSSEEKAKAKGSGANKLDIRRLKRKGDIRLAPKSNEDLNDVLNFSLNSDENRESNEVLEFKKDSSLEDYVQGCEVMDADSDEANETTYIEDRRKRSLESVEKTESSKASGESSKQSAEDNTSEENDAVADSADESQQNSNERPNGKQVIPKTESEESEEDD